One segment of Manduca sexta isolate Smith_Timp_Sample1 chromosome 27, JHU_Msex_v1.0, whole genome shotgun sequence DNA contains the following:
- the LOC115440550 gene encoding titin produces MKEIYSIYNKSSYTAQEESPCNGVENITIIVHKKKYNSHKKRKKIKPYQEPAQLVAVLSRSTIPPKRIKLQKHSSLPTVNRKKKIKLKVRSSDIFPTKNKHPYRSDFIVNTMSERRTSNCMNAFKNPLTQPQWRIYRCQLNAKEESCCCSCNSDAMFEVMKSLYDCYKKKNCDNCNCILCGHLPREERRLGELRKVSGRPSSIAVATVAEKERRKAEVKRLEKEIEGKPPEEKQKILEQAAMSGAPLPEGKSPSEKEMIKTIRTKLGLPQEPKSAADRERMRQAEAAGLIVPLEGKTPAEKEKILRTQAELGIPLPEGRTPSEKALIDKIKTSLPSVTAVHPSKLKKAKEAGFLTPLEGKAPEQKERILKGLAQHGIPLPEGKTASEKKLIEKVRRDVGLPPEPKTPSMKEKHRKAAAAGLLEPLEGKTAAQKEKILTGQAQLGLPLPEGRTPSEKALIEKIKATVKPAPSIPTVGVPSEKLRKAKAAGFLTPLEGKTPAQKEKILKGLAKHGIPLPEGKTASEKKLIDKVRKDMGIPPEPKTRSMKEKHRMAAAAGILTPLEGKSAAQKEKILTAQAELGLPLPEGRTPSEKAIIDKIKATVKPQPSIMVPSEKIRKARAAGLLTPLSGKSPEQKEKILKGLAGHGIPLPEGKTASEKKLIEKVRADMGLPPEPKTPTAKENYKKAIAAGFITPLEGKTQAQKEKILKGQAEMGLPLPEGRTPSEKALIAKVKATTKPPSEILPVAERLKKARAAGLLTPLTGKTPTQKENIIKGLAMQGLPLPEAKTPSEKKIVEKLRADLGLPPEPKTPAEKDRYDKAQAAGLIVPLEGKSPAQKEKILTDIANMGLPLPEGRTPSEKALVSKVKAARRGPPLAGVPSERLKKAKAAGLITPLEGKTPEQREDIIKGLAMHGIPLPEAQTASEKKLIDKVRGELGLPPEPKTAAEKEKYAKAMAAGVILPLEGKSPAEKEKILNDMADMGLSLPEGRTPSEKAIVAKVKAAPRHPMVHSEKLRKARAAGLMTPLEGKSPAQKEKILKGLAMHGIPLPEGKTSSEKKLVDQVRKDLGLPPEPKTAAEKENYARGVAAGIIVPLEGKTAAQKKKILSDMADAGIPLPEGRTPSEKALVAKVKAAPRAPPIPSERLKKAKAAGLLTPLEGKSPAQKEKILKGLAMHGIPLPEGHTSSDKKLVEKVRGELGLPPEPKTSEERVNFAKAMAAGVIVPLEGKTPAEKEKILTDMADMGVPLPEGRTASEKALVAKVKAAPRAPRIPSEKLKKAKAAGLLTPLEGKSPAQKEKIIKGLAMHGIPLPEGKTASEKKLINKVRGQLGLPPEPKTPSEKEKFAKAHAAGLIVPLEGKSPAEKEKILRGMADMGIPLPVGRTPSEKALVARVKAAPRALSILGPPSERLRKAKAAGLVTPLEGKTPEQKEKIVKGLAMHGVPLPEAKTPSEKKMFEKLRTDLGLPPEPKTPEDKENYARAQAAGLIVPLEGKTPAQKEKILKGMVHMGVPLPAGRTPSEKSLIARVKAAARAPSLAGVPSEKLRKARAAGLLTPLEGKTPDQKEKILKGLAMHGVPLPTAKTPAEKKIMDKVRADLGLPPTPKTAADKERYGKAAAAGILVPLEGKTPQEKEKILRAQAEMGIPLPEGRTPSEKAMIQTIKATVPKRKSIRPVLPPDEAKKLEEKTAKVITEGEGPSDECICDILTPESERRVSRPPVRITSEKLRAAKAAGLLTPLEGKTPEQKEKIMKGLAKHGLPLPEGKTASEKKLVEKVRADLGLPPEPKTATLKDRYAKAQATGLITPLEGKSHAQKEKILRGQAELGLPLPEGRTPSEKALINKVRATVGLPPSAITIPSEKLRKARAAGLLTPLEGKTPQQKERILKGRVAAGLPLPEGITASDKKLIKKVKAETGYITPIGKTPSEKEILKKAQAAGLLTPLEGKSKAQKKKIIQERIAAGLPIPEGATPSDKDMIKKLVAAAPPPSLEGKSPAEKEKILRSLARQGRSLPEGKTPSEKAIIQKVRADIGLRPPYSGLPSEKIRKAKAAGLLTPLEGKTPAQKEKILKGLAKAGIPLPEGKTDSEKKLIHKVRDEVGLPPEPKTPSMREKHRQAYADGIMTPLEGKPPAEKEKILKRMHDAGITLPEGKTPSEKELVRKVRAMPRAPSMRIPSAKLKAAKAAGLLTPIEGKPPAEKERIIRGLAESGLPLPEGKTKSEKSMIKKIKTEYGIPAAPTTPSEQEVLQKAKAAGLLTPLSGKTPAEKERILKGLADAGLPLPMGKTPSEKALVKKVREASGLPAEPTPSEKAGKIRKLKKVRPAGITEELEEITKTTVCEKACGCDKKKIRFKHSYVKIRVTSPDISSLCPCPDECVPGVKHGVFTDNEGIKVTVGSALGVPLYLQETPSKIPNSLYFNQRYHSSNSIDSFISSSKEEQDKAPKLHKEIKSIFHSPVYSNNSTESVQHKPKNLYNDKSKSCIYDYTYQLKSKLLDEHAKNNWNTSETINSFRSVESSSSDSNICLKTTESSFDSILIIKTESSLSLSSSVDDIATISVISIDETSNPSRCSHYLCYSQSDTNYSNDSFEESEYLRKLVEYSKELETSNRNIYKHTGRTGHRKLSDIVIFRMSHSNVKASDKDSHKKAESHKDPIVVISYLNSDQDVTGLVDEIISQKLVSDTSSIFVVVPTTDKDPAETRFSSTICIEMSEYAHKWNNGVIIRDVYQPNNRITTQGFKISSKGKRHTIRENSQDKVCQAKLKRKVNCRVASMDTTSDRPCCCPVNGDESSRLRTELHCVASVVSEVITPLIAKQGVAQGLSHEAYANAPRMNLSIKPSRRVPRDPTPVRHCIVPSCSGHNTCHDVSRFGRKAAPPTYHNQSCGPEEPNVSHDKRGFCLVSPPTPKIRTQPAACGLDSLPVITPRIRPSWGTCGTCGSCGQPTMVKGKLVNCPCKGNEKKPKILLPRDCGEPTPPCVTDTIEDTKSVSCQCCFCEEEPVTCPPPPCEAPKPIIKCPIPMSCEEPKPIVITCPPPPPPCAEPKPIAICPPPTPCGEPKSIIKCKKSIPCGGKKQTITFQPPIPLPESPRKPCLCSDKKKRKKVICECPQVEELPPEEEEIPEPEPPSEREILKMKSDLTQTTSGFKLHKKGKPPPEEQLSFEEALSYYKAFAELETLDKESCTCDDSPPPKKEVECECPEQIEYYEPSLSLHETIAEEQLKGLKFAIGGKGSGSKGLDGICCFDMIQQDSANHNFSKLFITTPSIEVTQN; encoded by the exons atgaaggaaatttattcaatatacaACAAAAGTTCTTACACGGCTCAAGAAGAGAGTCCTTGTAATGGCGTCGAAAACATAACAATCATTGTTCATAAGAAAAAGTATAACAGTCataaaaaacgaaaaaagaTTAAACCCTACCAAGAGCCTGCACAACTCGTTGCCGTTCTCTCGAGGTCTACAATACCACCTAAGAGAATCAAATTGCAAAAACATTCCAGTTTGCCAACGGTGAACcgcaaaaagaaaataaaattgaaagtcAGGAGTTCCGACATATTTCCTACCAAAAATAAACACCCTTATCGCTCTGACTTTATAGTAAATACAATGTCAGAACGACGAACATCAAATTGTATGAATGCGTTTAAAAATCCACTAACACAACCCCAGTGGCGAATCTACAGATGCCAACTGAACGCAAAGGAGGAGTCTTGTTGCTGCTCCTGCAACTCAGATGCCATGTTTGAAGTCATGAAAAGCCTTTACGAttgttacaaaaagaaaaactgCGACAATTGCAATTGCATCCTGTGCGGCCATCTACCCAGAGAGGAGCGACGACTTGGTGAATTGCGTAAGGTCTCCGGTCGGCCATCGTCCATCGCTGTGGCGACAGTCGCagaaaaagaaagaagaaaagCCGAAGTTAAAAGattagaaaaagaaattgaaGGGAAACCACCCGAAGAAAAGCAGAAAATTCTTGAGCAAGCTGCGATGTCTGGCGCTCCTCTGCCCGAGGGAAAATCACCATCCGAAAAAGAAATGATAAAAACAATCAGGACTAAACTTGGGTTACCGCAAGAACCGAAATCTGCAGCTGATCGCGAAAGAATGCGCCAGGCCGAAGCCGCTGGCTTAATTGTTCCACTTGAAGGTAAAACTCCagctgaaaaagaaaaaatactccGAACACAAGCGGAACTAGGAATACCACTCCCAGAAGGGCGTACACCATCCGAAAAAGCGCTTATTGACAAGATCAAAACATCTTTACCATCAGTAACTGCAGTGCATccatcaaaactaaaaaaagccAAAGAAGCTGGTTTTTTAACACCTTTAGAAGGCAAAGCTCCTGAACAAAAAGAAAGAATACTTAAAGGCTTAGCTCAACATGGTATACCTCTGCCTGAAGGGAAAACTGCATCAGAGAAAAAACTTATCGAAAAAGTGCGAAGAGACGTGGGACTACCGCCTGAACCTAAAACCCCGTCAATGAAGGAAAAGCACAGGAAAGCTGCTGCAGCAGGTCTGTTGGAGCCTTTAGAAGGGAAAACAGCAGCGCAAAAAGAAAAGATTTTGACTGGGCAAGCTCAGCTTGGCTTACCTTTGCCGGAAGGTAGAACACCTTCTGAAAAAGCTTTGatagaaaaaattaaagctACTGTTAAACCTGCTCCATCCATTCCAACGGTTGGCGTACCATCAGAGAAACTTCGTAAAGCCAAGGCTGCAGGGTTTTTAACACCACTAGAAGGTAAAACACCAGCacagaaagaaaaaatacttaaaggTTTAGCCAAACATGGGATACCTCTTCCTGAAGGTAAAACTGCATCggaaaaaaaacttattgataAAGTTCGAAAAGATATGGGTATACCACCTGAACCTAAAACCCGTTCTATGAAAGAAAAACATAGAATGGCTGCCGCAGCAGGCATTCTGACACCATTGGAAGGAAAATCAGCAGcacaaaaggaaaaaatattaactgctCAAGCTGAACTTGGCTTACCTTTGCCTGAAGGAAGAACACCATCCGAAAAAGCTATAATAGACAAAATTAAGGCCACGGTCAAGCCTCAACCATCTATTATGGTACCATCAGAAAAAATCCGCAAAGCCAGAGCTGCTGGACTATTAACTCCCTTGTCGGGTAAATCACcagaacaaaaagaaaaaatactcaaAGGCTTAGCAGGGCACGGAATACCTCTTCCAGAGGGTAAGACAGCATCTGAAAAAAAACTGATTGAAAAAGTGCGTGCTGATATGGGTCTACCACCTGAGCCTAAAACTCCCACAGCAAAAGAAAACTACAAAAAAGCAATAGCTGCTGGATTCATCACTCCCCTTGAAGGAAAAACACAAGCGCAAAAGGAAAAGATACTTAAAGGGCAAGCTGAAATGGGTTTGCCTTTACCAGAAGGACGAACACCGTCCGAGAAGGCTCTTATAGCCAAAGTAAAAGCGACTACAAAACCCCCGTCAGAAATATTACCTGTTGCTGAAAGACTGAAGAAAGCTAGAGCTGCTGGTCTTCTCACACCTTTAACAGGAAAAACaccaacgcaaaaagaaaacattataaaagGTCTAGCAATGCAAGGTCTTCCGCTTCCTGAGGCAAAAACGccgtcggaaaaaaaaatagttgaaaAATTACGCGCTGATCTTGGTTTGCCGCCAGAACCAAAAACACCTGCGGAAAAAGACCGGTATGATAAAGCCCAAGCTGCAGGACTTATAGTTCCATTAGAGGGAAAGTCGCCcgcacaaaaagaaaaaatcctAACTGATATAGCAAACATGGGCCTTCCTCTTCCAGAGGGACGAACGCCATCTGAAAAAGCACTTGTTTCTAAAGTAAAAGCTGCGCGTAGAGGACCACCGTTAGCTGGCGTTCCATCTGAAAGGTTAAAAAAAGCAAAAGCCGCTGGGTTGATAACCCCACTTGAAGGTAAAACTCCCGAGCAAAGAGAAGATATAATTAAAGGATTAGCAATGCATGGGATTCCACTGCCTGAAGCACAAACAGCATCCGAGAAGAAATTGATTGATAAAGTACGTGGTGAATTAGGACTTCCTCCTGAACCTAAAACAGCggcagaaaaagaaaaatatgcgAAGGCTATGGCTGCGGGTGTCATATTACCACTAGAAGGAAAATCACCTGCAGAAaaagagaaaattttaaatgacatgGCTGACATGGGCCTATCTCTTCCCGAAGGTCGCACACCTTCAGAGAAAGCAATCGTTGCAAAGGTAAAAGCTGCCCCTAGACATCCTATGGTACACTCAGAAAAGTTACGAAAAGCTAGAGCAGCAGGGCTTATGACGCCACTTGAAGGAAAATCTccagcacaaaaagaaaaaatactaaaaggTTTAGCAATGCACGGCATCCCGTTACCAGAAGGAAAAACATCATCTGAAAAAAAGCTTGTCGACCAAGTACGCAAAGATCTTGGCCTTCCACCAGAACCTAAAACTGCTGCAGAGAAAGAAAATTATGCAAGAGGTGTGGCAGCAGGAATTATTGTTCCACTAGAAGGGAAAACAGCAGCTCAAAAAAAGAAGATATTAAGTGACATGGCAGATGCGGGTATACCTCTTCCAGAAGGTCGTACGCCATCAGAAAAAGCGCTCGTTGCAAAAGTAAAAGCAGCTCCTAGAGCACCTCCTATACCATCGGAAAGGCTTAAAAAAGCTAAAGCAGCTGGACTTTTAACTCCTCTAGAAGGCAAATCTCCAGCCCAGAAagaaaaaattttaaaaggtcTAGCTATGCATGGCATACCGTTACCTGAAGGGCATACTTCTTCAGATAAGAAACTCGTAGAAAAAGTTCGTGGCGAACTAGGTCTCCCACCAGAACCAAAAACTTCAGAAGAAAGAGTAAATTTTGCCAAAGCAATGGCAGCAGGAGTTATTGTACCGTTGGAAGGAAAAACTCCCGCAGAAAAGGAAAAAATTCTTACTGATATGGCAGACATGGGCGTTCCGTTACCAGAAGGACGAACAGCTTCTGAGAAAGCACTTGTCGCTAAAGTTAAAGCAGCTCCCAGAGCTCCACGAATACCATCAGAAAAGCTGAAAAAAGCTAAAGCTGCCGGTTTGTTAACTCCACTTGAAGGTAAATCTCCTGCACagaaagaaaaaatcataaaaggTTTAGCCATGCATGGTATACCTCTGCCAGAAGGAAAAACAGCAtcagaaaaaaaacttattaacaaAGTCCGTGGCCAACTCGGTCTACCGCCTGAACCCAAAACACCGTCCGAAAAAGAAAAATTTGCAAAAGCGCATGCTGCTGGCCTTATAGTACCCTTAGAAGGAAAATCGCCTGCAGAGAAAGAGAAAATCTTGCGAGGTATGGCAGATATGGGTATTCCCCTTCCTGTCGGAAGAACACCATCTGAGAAAGCACTCGTAGCAAGGGTGAAAGCCGCTCCCAGAGCGTTATCTATTTTAGGACCACCTTCAGAAAGGCTAAGAAAAGCCAAAGCGGCAGGATTAGTAACTCCACTGGAAGGAAAAACACctgaacaaaaagaaaaaattgtgaAGGGTTTAGCGATGCACGGCGTACCACTACCTGAAGCCAAAACACcctctgaaaaaaaaatgtttgaaaaattacGCACTGACCTCGGTCTTCCACCAGAACCAAAGACACCCgaagataaagaaaattatgcGCGTGCTCAAGCTGCAGGTCTCATTGTGCCCTTAGAAGGTAAAACCCCAgctcaaaaagaaaaaattttGAAAGGAATGGTTCATATGGGCGTGCCGCTTCCTGCAGGACGTACGCCATCGGAGAAATCGCTTATCGCGAGAGTTAAGGCCGCAGCAAGAGCGCCTTCGTTAGCTGGAGTTCCTTCAGAAAAACTCCGAAAAGCAAGAGCAGCTGGATTACTTACTCCACTGGAAGGTAAAACACCAGAtcaaaaggaaaaaatactTAAAGGGCTAGCAATGCACGGTGTTCCTCTTCCTACAGCTAAAACACCGgctgagaaaaaaataatggataAAGTGCGCGCTGATCTTGGTCTACCACCAACACCCAAAACAGCAGCAGATAAGGAAAGATATGGCAAAGCGGCTGCTGCAGGTATTTTAGTACCACTAGAAGGCAAGACTCCACAGGAAAAAGAAAAGATTCTTAGAGCTCAAGCTGAAATGGGAATACCGCTTCCAGAAGGGCGGACGCCATCTGAAAAAGCTATGATCCAAACTATAAAAGCAACTGTCCCGAAGAGAAAATCTATTAGGCCTGTGTTGCCACCTGACGAAGCAAAAAAGTTAGAGGAAAAAACTGCAAAAGTCATAACAGAAGGTGAAGGACCCAGTGACGAAtgtatttgtgatattttaacACCAGAATCTGAAAGACGAGTGTCAAGACCACCAGTGAGAATTACATCTGAAAAACTAAGAGCCGCTAAAGCAGCAGGTCTACTAACTCCCTTGGAAGGAAAAACGCctgaacaaaaagaaaaaattatgaagGGATTAGCTAAGCATGGATTACCATTACCAGAAGGCAAAACGGCTTCAGAAAAGAAACTTGTAGAAAAAGTTCGAGCAGATTTGGGACTTCCACCAGAACCGAAAACAGCAACCCTTAAAGACAGATATGCGAAAGCACAAGCTACTGGCCTTATTACACCATTAGAAGGTAAATCTCAtgcacaaaaagaaaaaatattaagaggTCAAGCGGAACTAGGTTTGCCATTGCCAGAAGGAAGAACTCCATCAGAGAAAGCGCTAATAAACAAAGTTAGAGCTACAGTTGGACTTCCTCCGTCAGCTATAACAATACCTTCCGAAAAGTTGCGAAAAGCGAGAGCAGCTGGGTTATTGACGCCGCTTGAAGGGAAAACGCCACAACaaaaagaaaggattttgaaaGGCAGAGTCGCGGCTGGCCTACCATTACCTGAAGGCATAACTGCATCagataagaaattaataaaaaaagttaaagctGAAACCGGTTACATAACACCAATCGGTAAAACACCATCTGAaaaggaaattttaaaaaaagcacAAGCTGCTGGTTTACTCACTCCTTTAGAAGGAAAATCAAAAGcacagaaaaagaaaataattcaagAAAGAATCGCTGCAGGATTACCAATTCCCGAAGGAGCTACACCATCTGACAaagatatgataaaaaaattggtgGCAGCTGCACCACCGCCAAGTCTTGAAGGCAAAAGTCCGGCAGAAAAAGAGAAAATTTTAAGAAGCTTAGCAAGACAAGGACGCTCGCTACCGGAAGGAAAGACTCCATCAGAGAAAGCAATAATTCAGAAAGTTCGTGCCGATATAGGGCTACGTCCTCCGTACAGTGGCTTACCGTcagaaaaaattagaaaagcgAAAGCAGCTGGTCTGTTGACGCCACTAGAAGGTAAAACACCTGCACAAAAAGAGAAAATTCTGAAAGGTCTTGCGAAAGCTGGTATACCTCTTCCGGAGGGAAAAACGgattcagaaaaaaaattgatacaTAAAGTCCGAGATGAAGTTGGTTTGCCGCCAGAACCAAAAACTCCGTCTATGCGGGAAAAGCATAGACAAGCTTATGCAGACGGAATTATGACACCATTGGAAGGCAAGCCCCCTGCTGAGAAGGAAAAGATATTAAAACGAATGCATGATGCTGGCATAACGTTGCCAGAAGGAAAAACACCATCCGAAAAAGAACTGGTACGTAAGGTACGTGCTATGCCGCGAGCACCATCTATGAGAATACCATCGGCAAAGTTAAAAGCTGCTAAAGCTGCCGGTTTGCTCACTCCAATTGAAGGCAAACCTCCTGCCGAAAAGGAAAGAATAATTAGAGGATTAGCAGAATCGGGCTTGCCATTACcagaaggtaaaacaaaatcagaaaagtccatgatcaaaaaaataaagactGAATATGGCATACCAGCTGCACCCACGACTCCATCAGAACAAGAAGTTTTGCAAAAAGCAAAAGCTGCGGGGTTGTTAACACCACTTTCTGGTAAAACACCAGCTGAGAAAGAAAGAATACTCAAAGGCTTAGCTGATGCTGGTCTACCTCTGCCTATGGGAAAAACTCCATCGGAAAAAGCGCTAGTCAAAAAAGTTCGAGAAGCATCAGGATTACCTGCAGAGCCCACACCGTCGGAAAAAGCTGGAAAAATAAGGAAACTAAAAAAGGTTAGGCCTGCGGGGATAACCGAAGAACTCGAGGAAATAACGAAAACTACTGTTTGTGAAAAAGCCTGTGGTTGCGACAAAAAGAAGATTAGATTTAAACATAGCTACGTCAAAATTAGAGTCACATCTCCAGATATTTCCTCTCTATGCCCGTGTCCCGATGAATGTGTTCCAGGAGTTAAACACGGGGTATTTACTGATAATGAAGGGATTAAGGTTACTGTTGGGAGCGCCCTTGGCGTACCTTTATATCTACAAGAAACACCCAGCAAGATTCCCAACTCTCTATACTTTAACCAACGTTACCATTCTTCAAACTCAATTGACAGCTTCATATCTTCATCTAAAGAAGAGCAGGATAAAGCTCCAAAGCtacataaagaaattaaaagtatattccATAGTCCAGTGTACTCGAATAACTCGACGGAGAGCGTCCAACATAAACCTAAAAACCTTTATAATGACAAAAGTAAATCCTGCATTTACGATTATACATACCAGCTGAAATCTAAGCTATTGGATGAACACGCTAAAAACAATTGGAACACTTCTGAGACTATAAACAGCTTTAGGTCCGTGGAATCTAGTTCATCCGATTCGAACATCTGTTTAAAAACTACGGAGTCTAGTTTTGACTCgatattaattatcaaaacCGAGTCATCGTTGAGTCTTTCGTCGAGTGTTGATGATATTGCCACTATCAGCGTCATATCTATAGACGAGACCAGCAATCCCTCTCGATGCAGTCATTACTTGTGCTACTCACAATCTGACACTAACTATAGCAACGACAGTTTTGAAGAGAGTGAATACCTTCGAAAATTAGTTGAATACAGCAAAGAACTGGAAACCAG TAACAGAAACATTTACAAACACACAGGAAGAACTGGCCATCGTAAATTAAGTGACATAGTTATATTCAGAATGTCTCATTCAAACGTGAAAGCTAGTGACAAAGATTCACACAAGAAGGCAGAATCACACAAGGATCCTATAGTTGTAATAAGTTATCTAAATAGCGATCAGGACGTTACCGGTTTGGTGGACGAGATCATCTCGCAAAAGCTCGTGTCCGATACGTCGTCGATCTTCGTGGTTGTGCCGACGACTGATAAGGACCCAGCCGAGACTCGATTTAGCTCTACGATATGCATCGAGATGTCTGAATATGCACATAAATGGAACAATGGAGTCATTATACGAGATGTCT ATCAACCAAACAACAGAATAACAACACAGGGATTCAAAATCTCGTCGAAAGGGAAAAGACATACAATTCGGGAAAACTCTCAAGATAAAGTGTGTCAAGCCAAACTGAAGAGAAAGGTGAACTGCCGCGTTGCGAGCATGGACACCACGTCCGACAGGCCTTGCTGTTGTCCTGTGAACGGCGACGAGTCATCGAGACTTCGCACAGAGTTGCACTGCGTAGCCAGTGTTGTCTCGGAAGTTATCACACCCCTTATTGCTAAGCAGGGAGTAGCACAAG GTCTTAGTCACGAAGCCTACGCCAACGCCCCAAGGATGAACCTGAGTATCAAACCATCCCGACGAGTCCCGAGGGATCCTACGCCGGTCAGACACTGCATTGTACCGAGCTGCTCGGGGCACAACACCTGTCATGACGTGTCTAGGTTCGGACGGAAGGCGGCACCGCCTACGTATCACAATCAGTCATGCGGCCCTGAAGAGCCGAATGTGTCTCACGATAAGAGAGGGTTTTGTCTTGTTTCACCTCCAACACCTAAAA TAAGGACGCAACCCGCAGCTTGTGGACTGGACAGCTTGCCGGTCATCACGCCGAGAA tTCGTCCGTCTTGGGGCACCTGCGGGACGTGCGGTTCGTGCGGCCAGCCCACCATGGTCAAGGGCAAACTGGTGAATTGCCCGTGTAAAGGGAACGAGAAGAAACCGAAAATTCTACTGCCACGCGACTGTGGAGAGCCCACGCCACCCTGTGTCACTGACACTATCGAAGACACCAAATCCGTCAGCTGCCAATGTTGTTTCTGTGAAGAAGAACCAGTTACGTGCCCACCGCCACCCTGTGAAGCGCCCAAACCGATCATCAAATGCCCAATACCAATGTCGTGTGAAGAACCAAAACCAATTGTTATCACATGCCCGCCACCACCACCTCCTTGTGCAGAGCCAAAACCAATCGCAATTTGTCCACCTCCTACTCCATGTGGAGAGCCAAAATCAATTatcaaatgtaaaaaatcaaTTCCCTGTGGAGGTAAAAAACAAACTATCACGTTCCAACCCCCAATTCCACTGCCAGAGTCGCCTAGAAAACCTTGTCTGTGCAGTgacaaaaagaaaagaaagaaggTTATAtgcgaatgtccacaggttgaAGAGTTGCCacctgaagaagaagaaatacCGGAACCTGAACCGCCGAGCGAGAGAGAGATATTAAAAATGAAGTCCGACTTGACGCAAACCACATCTGGttttaaactacataaaaaGGGAAAGCCGCCACCTGAGGAGCAATTGAGTTTTGAAGAAGCGTTAAGTTATTATAAAGCGTTCGCTGAACTGGAAACCCTTGACAAGGAGAGTTGCACTTGTGATGACTCTCCTCCGCCAAAAAAAGAGGTTGAATGTGAATGTCCGGAGCAGATTGAATATTATGAGCCTTCGCTATCGTTACACGAAACTATAGCAGAAGAACAATTGAAAGGGTTAAAATTCGCCATAGGAGGCAAAGGTTCAGGTTCAAAAGGCCTTGACGGGATTTGCTGTTTTGATATGATTCAACAGGATTCAGCAAaccataattttagtaaattattcaTCACCACGCCATCTATTGAAGTTACACAGAACtag